One genomic segment of Tursiops truncatus isolate mTurTru1 chromosome 11, mTurTru1.mat.Y, whole genome shotgun sequence includes these proteins:
- the LOC117314314 gene encoding uncharacterized protein has translation MIEVLQIVEYKREIRKKCMMAAPKGTLTFRRWNEEDKPIEETEKEEQQKYQICALEASLRLLQGGPERRARLPERRLEGLRRELQGLGSQVQERARAQIQTGPQKCKATSGLHRELRNEQQLPWEEPEMLREEQKLLQGQLSRHPVLLLKPKTEGRHSGRTRWGSSRGTPFLTRSPAAFSSRPRALSGTTHSLRAPRCS, from the exons ATGATTGAGGTCCTTCAGATCGTGGAGTATAagagagaaataaggaagaagTGCATGATGGCAGCGCCAAAGGGCACACTGACATTTAGAAGATGGAATGAAGAAGATAAGCCCatagaggagacagagaaggaag AGCAGCAGAAGTACCAGATCTGTGCCCTGGAAGCATCACTGAGGTTGCTGCAGGGGGGCCCAGAGCGAAGGGCCCGTCTCCCGGAGCGACGCTTGGAGGGGCTGAGAAGGGAACTGCAGGGCCTGGGAAGCCAGGTGCAGGAACGCGCCAGAGCCCAGATACAAACAGGGCCACAGAAGTGCAAGGCTACCAGCGGCCTTCACCGAGAGCTGCGGAATGAGCAGCAACTGCCGTGGGAGGAGCCAGAGATGCTTCGGGAGGAACAGAAGTTGCTGCAGGGCCAGCTGAGCCGGCACCCGGTGCTGCTGCTGAAACCAAAGACGGAGGGGCGGCACTCAGGCCGCA CTAGGTGGGGGAGCTCCAGAGGCACACCCTTTCTAACCCGGAGCCCAGCAGCTTTCAGCTCCAGGCCCAGAGCCTTGAGCGGGACGACCCATTCTTTAAGGGCCCCAAGATGTTCCTGA